Proteins from one Mugil cephalus isolate CIBA_MC_2020 chromosome 15, CIBA_Mcephalus_1.1, whole genome shotgun sequence genomic window:
- the LOC125021752 gene encoding 15-hydroxyprostaglandin dehydrogenase [NAD(+)]-like, which produces MALDGKVAIVTGGAMGIGKAITEILLQNGAKVALLDVNTAAGESLAEALNKQYGAGQTLFLSCNVESEEQIKAAFQKTADTFGGFDILCNNAGILDESTWEKTVSVNLMGVIRGTYVALEHMNKLSGGRGGVIVNTASMAGLGPFLSCPVYTAAKSGVVGFTRAMAAASEVSGYGIRFNALCPGFVQTDLMSGITSKLGQFSHLVDAAQQLMDKMGVLNVSQVAECLLELVKDETKNGEALLVSPQGKSYVTFPTFSQ; this is translated from the exons ATGGCTCTAGACGGTAAAGTCGCGATAGTGACCGGAGGAGCGATGGGAATAGGAAAAGCTATCACGGAGATTCTTCTGCAAAACGGTGCCAAG GTAGCCCTCCTGGACGTGAACACGGCGGCAGGGGAGAGTTTAGCTGAAGCCCTGAACAAACAGTACGGAGCCGGGCAAACTTTGTTCCTGAGCTGTAATGTTGAATCTGAAGAGCAGATCAAAG CTGCTTTTCAGAAAACCGCCGACACCTTCGGAGGCTTTGATATCCTGTGCAACAATGCCGGCATCTTGGACGAGAGCACGTGGGAGAAAACGGTCTCCGTAAACCTT ATGGGTGTCATCAGGGGGACGTACGTGGCTCTGGAGCACATGAACAAGTTGAGTGGAGGCCGGGGAGGGGTCATCGTCAACACGGCGTCCATGGCAG GTCTCGGCCCTTTTCTGAGCTGTCCTGTGTACACAGCTGCCAAGAGCGGAGTAGTCGGCTTCACGCGAGCAATGGCG GCTGCCTCTGAGGTGTCAGGCTACGGCATACGCTTCAACGCCCTCTGCCCAGGGTTCGTCCAAACCGACCTCATGTCCGGCATCACAAGCAAACTGGGACAGTTCTCCCACCTGGTCGATGCAGCCCAGCAGCTCATGGACAAGATGGGGGTGTTAAA TGTGTCTCAGGTGGCCGAGTGCCTCCTGGAGCTGGTGAAAGACGAGACGAAGAACGGAGAGGCCCTCCTGGTGTCCCCGCAGGGGAAGTCGTATGTGACTTTTCCAACGTTCTCCCAGTAG